Part of the Prunus dulcis chromosome 8, ALMONDv2, whole genome shotgun sequence genome is shown below.
CCATTTTCTGTTGGTTGTTGGTTTCTCTTTGGTGGTtgttgttgaaggaaaatatgaattttccAACATAATTTTATCaccactaattaattaatagggttttattattttaggttcgacccattcgaaacgcaagtctcttaattacaatcccttgctacaaaggaaaaccctttgattccatcataaagaaacataaCGTGTGTGTAGTTTTGCGGCTATTCCCAAGTCCACCCTCATGATGCCTACATATCCCTCgcgggaatcaagccactcgtagttcaaagattcGCAATGAATAGATGACTCATTGCAAAGGGAGGAATTTGAATGAGTTTGATTGAGGAGTGTTTGAGTaaatttagctgaataaaccaaagattcgatatggaaatgtgtttgggatggttgcatctagattgaatctctaaATTGCCTATGTACCCTTTCAAAGGAAccaaaccaacgtagttcggAATTGATTTGTGTAAAGGTAATTGATGGGAATTTGGTTGCGGTTGCGTCTATTGAGATTctagactgcctacgtacccttgatGGGATCAAACCAGCGTAGTTCCAAAAtgatttggaaattaatgggtaagtgtggctcactaattgagaatttgtatttgagagatttgaatttcatctcattgaaatttgcatgggtagatgaccaaTGGAAAAagttggatggttttgtaccatttttcCTATTGTCAATGCCCAAGAAAAATAGTGAGAAATTTCAATTAAGccactaattttctaaaattgacaTTTGCACTTGGAAAAGTTTATGGCCAATTTGGTTAGAATAAACCAAGGATTCAAATTTGATTGCGGTTGCGTCTAGTGGGATGCTAGACTGCCTACGTAGCCTTGACGGGATCAAACCGACGTAGTTCCAAATTGATTTGGGAATTAATGagtaagtgtggcccactaattaagaatttgtgtctttgggataatttggagattttcataggtagatgacctatgagaaaaattggaaattaatgggtaagtgtgcccactaattaagaatttgtgtttaagagatttgaatttaatcccattggaattttcatgggtagatgacccatgagaaaaattggaaattaatgggtaagtgtggcccactaattgagaatttgtatttgagagatttgaatttcatCTCATCGAAAAGTGGAAAGtgccaattatttatttgggttgttgttaattaatttagaaaagtGGAAAGTTTGCTAGGTTAGAATAAGGGTAAATCAGGAAAAATCTTATTGAAGTactgtttctctctcataataatgttatcaaataaataaaaaataaaaaattaacaatagtTAAATCCATGGACATGTGTCAACTTTTGAGAGGAGTTGTGAGGGTACACCTAAgggttaaagtggtgagcaaaaatgcacACTTTGTTTTGAGGGTGAAAACCCTTATTTGTTTTCAGGGTGAAATACCCAAGCTTTGTTTCTAGGGTGCAAAACCCAAACTTGTTTTGAGGGTGAAAACCCATATTTGTGTTGAGGGTGAAAACCCATATTTGAACATCCAAGAAATTTTGATTCAGGGGTTGCCAAGGATTGCCATCTATTTGATTGATTaaagggttgccacccaaaaACGGAGGACCTCAAGAGAGGAGCCTTGATTGCCTCTGTCATATTTCTTCAGCATGGCTATGCATCCGCCATGTTCCCCAAGCCTTGTTggctttattattattattattattattattattatttgggtTCAACAGTTGTCGGCTTGCTTTGGTGGCGCAGCTTGTGGCTATTGAACTGTGCGGCACATAACTGTTATTGGTGTTAGGGTTTCCTaatgttgtgttgtgttttgtgggCTTTTTGCCATTATGTGGCTCTTAATGCCGTTATGTGTGCTTTATGCGCATTTTGTtagttttatcttttatatgtAGTGAGTTCTATGTTTGTTTATATTACATTTTGTGTTaacttaattatttgaattcaTTTTAATGTAATCTTACTTTGACTTTCTATTTAATAAAACTCGAATccgaacaaaataaaaaatacactGCCTATTCTCTAAGACAACTAAGGTTGGTCCAGGTTGTGGACAAAGTGcttattttagttttggtaatttatttctatgttaATTGAGGAAAGAAGTTTCGACTTACcacctttatttatttaaatttgcaATGATCTAAGTGGAACAATCGGAATGAGATGCGCTGTCTAAATTTTTGAGATATGGGTGGTCGAAAAACTGCTCAAACCAAATTTACATAATTTACATTGCTTACCAGTTTGGAGAGTGcccaaaccaaactaaacaaaaataataattataaaaaaaataaataaataaaaaatcagctTGATCTACAAAGCCCTCTACTTTATcccacaaaatcaaaactttgTGTCCACATAGTCAGCATCTTTGCCATACAACAGACATATTTCATACTTTTCTGAATATATAGTagtaataaataaatgggtaATGCTAGGGAGACCATCTAGTTGTACCATATTTGTGTACCAACTGATGTGGCTGATGAGTTagctataattttttattttttaatttgtaccATATTAAATGAGCTTTAATTTTTCCTACACCGCTTAGGTTTCTGTAaagtgaagagaaaaaaaataaataaaacaaaaggtcATTTAATTATGTGGCATAGCCAACTCATCAGCCACATCAGAAACTGaggataataaaataaaaatgcatcctattttttttatttaaaaaatgagaTGTGAGCAATGACCATCTTCTTTTGACCCCATAGGCAACACAATTGTACTAGTTCAGACTTGACTATATATGCACACAAAATCATCAACGTATACAGATAACAGGAAAGTTTAAAAATTGGACGCATTGACAGACATGGGTTTAGTTTAATTGGCTAAAACTGATGAGTTCTTCGCTCATTACTCATCTCCAGAATTCAAATCCCTCTCCAAGTATTTAGATTagattttattaaaatatcacttggataaaaaattaaatttataaaaataaaaaaataaaaaactagaCGTATGTATTAAATGTAACGACCATGTCATATTAAAGTAATTCTGTCACTTCCATTATTTACAAAATTGTCATCCTCTTTGGTGATTATCCTAAGAAATTTCACTAATGAAGATAGATTACAAGTTTGATTTACCAATTAAACCCCTTTAGAACACCCCTCATCACAACCTGTTTCTCTCACACCCTTTGCTCAATAATTTGATGCACTTGTGAACTCTCTCACTTCTCTCGCACTCACGTTGCACTTAAGCTCTTACTGCTCCCTCGCATCTGCTCCTCTGAAAACATGTTTCCTTTGCATCTGTTACTCTCAAAtcattgaattattttttgtttctacaAACGAAAGTcgaaaaaattataaattaatctTACCTTCCACCTAAAGCAACAAGATCATCATGTTGTTGTAGTAATtgtcaaaccaaaaaaatcttGTTGTTATAAGTTGGGAAATTGGGCCACAATAAGACTCTGTACCAGTAAATGGATCACACCCATTATTTGTCAATTAGCTTAGTGGGCTTTTTAATTTACGCACTTACAATTTGATCTTTATAATGAAATAACAAAGCCTATTATGAGAATTATACCCCTCTTAAGATGTAAAATACTATAACCTAGCAAATGTTGTGCCTTTCAATTTATGATATTCGTGTAGAGATAAAATCATGCGAACAGAAACTCTTAAGTTTTCTTTGCTTTAAGGAGCCCTAGAGTCATCAGATTCCTAGTCGTACGAGTAGCCATATGGTGTAGAGCTGCCATGCAAATGCTAGTGACAAGCATATAGTTAGTTTCCCACGCGAGCTACCATTGAGAAATGTTATTGCTATTAATGGTTAAATATACAGTTTTAGCTCTAAGGCGGATTTGTTATACCACGTAATCGTATTCTAGTCAATAACCTTTTCATCTATTGAGCTTTGTCCCTGGCtattcttgtttgttttgccTGCTAGGCCTTGGGCTCTCTCTTAAGAAAATCCAATGTTCATTCCTTTTTCGGTTTTTATAACCTTATGTAGGCCCAGGAGGAGAATGAAGTGGATAATGTGGAGATTGCCCAATTATTTCACATACCAAATTGTTGGGAGGATTAAGAAGCTGCAATTAGATTTTTGAGACATAGATGTTGTGCATTCTCCTTGACTATGTGGAAACATTTCACTACAAATATCAATCACTTTCTTTAAAcatcaaaaaaccaaaacaaaactacaTATGGCTATAGCTAGGGCAGAAAGCTAGAGTTTACAATTCTGGACGCAACAAATATATCATCTATTTGACATTGATTTTCAATCACTGAGGCTTGAAGAAGCTCACCTTAATACCAGTATCAATCACAACATAAAGACCAGCCGCAATCAACATAACACTTAAAATCATCCCCACAACCCCAAGCACCCAGTTAACCCCCCAACTTATGCCGTACTTCTTAGGCTTCTTCATCTTGATCCACATGAAACACGGATAGGCCAATGTCACAGGCAATGAAATCCCTCCTAGCAAACCAGCCACGCTTCCCAGGAAGGGGATGGCCACAGCCATGAAGTAGCATCCATAAGTAAACATGCATCTCACAATGGCCCTCAGCCACCATGGAGCTGGCTTCTTGAACCTCCTGGTGTAATGTGATTCCATCTCGTCGAACATCGGCATGCCATAGATTTGGAAGGAGCTCAATGCATTGATTATGACAAACAAACTTGCTAGCCCTAAGATGAATTGGGACGTGTCGCGGGCATGGAAGCCGAACAAGGCCGCAAACATGCCTCCTTGTGCCGGTATCTACgaatgagaaaacatattaaTGTTTTCACAATTAAATGTTCTTTTATTAAATAtctaaaatattatattatcagAATGCTAATTCGGACCACGttcaaacatttaaaaataatctGAATTAATAATCTGACAATATAAAATTGGTTTAAGATATGGTATACCTTTTGACCGTATGCCCAATAGCCTACAATTGCAAGGGGGAAAATGCACAATGCTATGAGTGTGTAGGAAATTTGGACACCCCTCCACATAGGCACGCGTGATGGATGTTTTTCACTGGACGGCATTGTGGCCTGTAATTAAGGGAAAACCTCAATTAGtggaaaatatacaaaattagtCAGAAAGCTTTGTATTGAAGTTGCTTTCTATTGTAGTTGCAGCTTCAACATCATTTGGTTAAAGTCAACATATCATATATGATCATCAGTAAAGacaactattttatttttattttttaataatttggcGCACTCGATTTGATTTGCTTAAAAACTATATTCAACACAAGTTGAAGTTTCATCTGTCATGCAGACGAAGACCTTACTTTAAAATAATTCGTTCACATGGGTACACTAAATAACAAGATTTGgatgaaaagaatttaaaaatatcCACTTGTTTGACATTAAGGCCAATATATGCTAATTTTCTAATAAATAGAATCAAGGGAATAAGATGCTATGAActtcaatattttgtcttcactctctcaaattttttatatataacttttattcaatttgaaCTCGGAACCATGTGCCACTAGACCAAATTATCATCGACAAATCCTGTTtctcatttaaaaaaacaaagagtcgggattctaaaataattttctgtTATTAAGGAAGAGAAAGGGttgttaattaattgaacAACTATACAATTGAAATTGTGAGATTAATGAACATACCTGGATCTCAAGTATAAGATTGTGGCCTCTGAATGCAAAGGCAATCATTCCAAGGGCATTAAGAACATCAAAAAAATGGATGTATTGTTTGTCGGCTTTCACGGGGTCATAAGACACATTGGGAAGCTTGCCCTTGTCCAGAGACACAACCCAGATCAATGTGGAGTACCCAATAGCAGAAATGGCACCAACAAGAGACACTCCAGCAATGGAGTTCAAGTTGGGCAGCTGAGAAAGAATCGAAGCAACGACTGTAAACACCAAGTACCACTCTGCTGGTGTTAGGGACTTTACAGTGCATGTTGGTCCACACACAATTTGGAAGAACATCTTTGCTGTTGACCCTCCAAGGACGATCAGAGCTACACACGTGCCGCCCGACAGGTACAGGATTGGGAACAAGGCTAAGAACTGTGCTAGCTTCTCACCTAAgcaaattaaagaaaagatTGCTTGGTTTAGTAGAAATTGCTTCCAAATTGTCTCctatttcatccatttttttttagttaaatgCATGTTTGGGAGTGTTTcggaaaatattaaaaacctTTTGAGATGCGTTTGACATGAATAGACAAAAAGTGTTTTTGGAAGTTACACAAGCACTTTCTGGAGAAGAATTTCTAGTTTGGAAACTTTTTGAAAAACCACTGCCAGGTAAGTAAAAGCGTTTTTGCATAATCACTTCCAAACAGGGCTTTCGGGTATTTTAGCTTaaacatatgaaaaatggtaAGTCTTACCAAAACTTGCATTGCAAAGTTGAATGTATCTGCAATATCGTAGGCCTGTTTCAGCAGATTCATGAAGCTGGACCAGCAAGTATAAAGTGTAAAGTTGCCATATGAATGCCAAAGTCATGCATATAATACCCCATGTCCTGCAGTAATCAAAACGAATTAACAAAAAGC
Proteins encoded:
- the LOC117612106 gene encoding lysine histidine transporter-like 8; this encodes MSEVIEEIAPAPITPRPAATIEDPPTSMSRAASVARVPPLQIPAPTTAVNGDGGGGGGDQITLKTPKALTPKSRTPRFMTPIGSPVRRALKLTRLDPQDAWLPITESRNGNAYYAAFHTLCSGIGIQALILPVAFITLGWTWGIICMTLAFIWQLYTLYLLVQLHESAETGLRYCRYIQLCNASFGEKLAQFLALFPILYLSGGTCVALIVLGGSTAKMFFQIVCGPTCTVKSLTPAEWYLVFTVVASILSQLPNLNSIAGVSLVGAISAIGYSTLIWVVSLDKGKLPNVSYDPVKADKQYIHFFDVLNALGMIAFAFRGHNLILEIQATMPSSEKHPSRVPMWRGVQISYTLIALCIFPLAIVGYWAYGQKIPAQGGMFAALFGFHARDTSQFILGLASLFVIINALSSFQIYGMPMFDEMESHYTRRFKKPAPWWLRAIVRCMFTYGCYFMAVAIPFLGSVAGLLGGISLPVTLAYPCFMWIKMKKPKKYGISWGVNWVLGVVGMILSVMLIAAGLYVVIDTGIKVSFFKPQ